One region of Flavobacterium sp. GSB-24 genomic DNA includes:
- a CDS encoding endo-1,4-beta-xylanase, which yields MKYKKVFVLLLLVCAGASAQRSYKLTSDLEALKPTNIFPENAQTDFVLRDGSKADKKATFEGKTDKDGNTIFTAEVFATAKSHYDVNVKWICSKPVKKGDVILAKLAMRALYARQESGEAVVNFYMSRKNYDGDKSIIIQLGAGPEWKEYDIPFTALTDIPLGEGEIYLSLGALPQKVEIKDVVVLNFENKISLEKLPVTRFTYLGREKNAAWRTKALKKIEEIRTAPIAIHITDSKGNAVKGAKVEVKMKTSEFIWGTAVNEEILAEDLPDSNEYEKNLLELFNTAVIENGFKGGSWKQNEKKQQQTIKAFEWLEKNGFRQRGHNLVWPAWKFNPASVKTLAEKDPKAFEKYIEDEIREKTSILKGRVIGWDVINELVHEKEFFAYLPKDIEVKWFQIAKSIDPQAQMFINEYGMLNSIASPKNIKEYLQLISELRTKGAPVDAIGIQGHVGRQPRNPEQVISDLELFKSSGLPVQITEFDINMKDEELQADYTRDFLIACYSSPVVTGFTIWGFWQPKHWKPDAAMFRKDWTAKPNAQAWRDLVTKEWKTNFIKQSDSKGDVSSRGHFGLYEITVTNGSVVKKVMYQLNKESQKLDIKL from the coding sequence ATGAAATACAAAAAAGTATTTGTACTTCTTCTGCTAGTTTGTGCAGGAGCTAGTGCACAGAGAAGCTATAAGCTTACTTCAGATCTTGAAGCATTAAAACCAACCAATATTTTTCCTGAAAATGCCCAGACTGATTTTGTTCTCAGAGATGGATCAAAAGCCGATAAGAAAGCCACTTTCGAGGGTAAAACAGATAAGGATGGCAATACAATTTTTACAGCTGAAGTTTTTGCAACAGCAAAATCACATTACGATGTCAATGTAAAATGGATTTGCAGTAAGCCCGTAAAAAAAGGAGATGTTATTTTAGCAAAGCTGGCTATGCGAGCACTTTATGCAAGGCAGGAATCTGGGGAAGCTGTGGTGAATTTTTACATGAGCCGCAAAAACTATGATGGTGATAAAAGTATTATTATCCAGCTTGGCGCCGGACCTGAATGGAAAGAATATGATATTCCGTTTACAGCTTTAACTGATATACCTTTGGGAGAGGGCGAAATTTATCTTTCACTTGGAGCGCTACCGCAAAAGGTAGAAATAAAAGACGTGGTTGTTTTAAATTTTGAGAATAAAATTTCTTTGGAAAAACTGCCAGTAACGCGTTTTACTTATTTAGGACGCGAGAAGAATGCGGCATGGAGAACTAAAGCCTTAAAAAAAATCGAAGAAATCAGAACAGCACCAATTGCTATTCATATAACAGACTCAAAAGGTAATGCTGTTAAGGGGGCAAAAGTTGAGGTCAAAATGAAAACTTCAGAATTTATTTGGGGAACCGCTGTTAACGAAGAAATTTTAGCTGAAGATCTGCCAGATTCAAATGAATACGAGAAAAATCTTTTAGAACTTTTTAATACAGCAGTTATAGAAAACGGATTTAAAGGAGGCTCCTGGAAACAAAATGAAAAGAAGCAGCAACAAACCATAAAAGCATTTGAATGGCTGGAAAAAAATGGATTCAGGCAACGTGGACATAATTTAGTCTGGCCGGCATGGAAATTTAATCCTGCAAGTGTTAAAACACTTGCAGAGAAGGATCCCAAGGCATTCGAAAAATACATTGAAGATGAAATACGCGAAAAAACATCTATCTTAAAAGGAAGAGTAATTGGATGGGATGTTATAAATGAACTAGTGCATGAAAAAGAATTTTTTGCATATCTGCCAAAAGATATTGAAGTAAAATGGTTTCAGATTGCTAAATCTATAGATCCTCAGGCCCAAATGTTTATTAATGAATATGGGATGCTTAACAGTATCGCCAGCCCGAAAAACATTAAGGAATACCTGCAATTAATTAGTGAATTGAGAACTAAAGGAGCTCCTGTTGATGCAATAGGAATTCAGGGCCATGTGGGAAGACAGCCAAGGAACCCAGAGCAGGTAATTTCCGATCTTGAATTATTTAAATCTTCTGGGCTTCCTGTTCAGATTACAGAGTTTGATATCAACATGAAAGATGAGGAACTGCAGGCGGACTATACACGAGACTTTTTAATTGCATGTTACAGTTCTCCAGTTGTAACAGGATTTACGATTTGGGGTTTCTGGCAACCCAAACACTGGAAACCTGATGCCGCTATGTTTAGAAAAGACTGGACTGCAAAACCAAATGCCCAGGCTTGGCGTGATCTGGTAACCAAGGAGTGGAAAACCAATTTTATAAAGCAATCTGACAGCAAAGGCGATGTTAGTTCACGAGGACATTTTGGACTTTATGAAATAACGGTAACAAATGGAAGTGTGGTAAAAAAAGTAATGTATCAGTTGAATAAGGAAAGCCAAAAATTGGACATAAAATTATAA